The Virgibacillus sp. MSP4-1 genome has a segment encoding these proteins:
- the ptsP gene encoding phosphoenolpyruvate--protein phosphotransferase, with amino-acid sequence MSQLTGIAASNGIAIAKAYLLETPDLTFETKKDQNPDEEIQRLEAAIDKSKSELEKIKAHAKEKMGDEHAEIFSAHLLVLDDPELIQPMEDKIKSDQVNAEAALNETANMFITMFENMDNEYMRERAADIRDVTKRILAHLLERPFPNPALIDEEVVVVAQDLTPSDTAQLNKQFVKGFTTDIGGRTSHSAIMARSLEIPAVVGAKEVTQTINDGDMVIIDGLDGTVLVNPDDSERKAYEQKQTQFEEQKAEWAKLKDEPSVTADDKRVELVANIGTPDDVEGVLRNGGEGVGLYRTEFLYMGKSSLPTEEEQYDAYKAVLEGVGSDKPVVVRTLDIGGDKELDYLDLPKELNPFLGFRAIRFCLERDDIFRTQLRALLRASVYGNLKIIFPMVATIDEFRQAKAILLEEKENLKQEGKEVSDDIEVGIMVEIPSTAVIARQFAKEVDFFSIGTNDLIQYTMAADRMNEKVSYLYQPYHPAILNLVSNVIEAAHAEGKWAGMCGEMAGDPIAIPILLGLGLDEFSMSATSILPARSQLLKLSKDEISSYKDEILSKSTAEEVVEFVKSITES; translated from the coding sequence ATGAGTCAATTAACAGGGATTGCGGCTTCTAATGGGATTGCCATTGCAAAGGCTTACCTGTTAGAAACACCTGACCTTACATTTGAGACAAAAAAGGATCAGAATCCGGATGAGGAGATTCAACGATTAGAAGCCGCAATTGATAAATCAAAATCAGAGCTGGAAAAGATTAAAGCTCATGCCAAGGAAAAAATGGGTGATGAACATGCTGAAATATTTTCTGCTCACCTATTGGTTTTAGATGATCCTGAGCTAATCCAGCCAATGGAAGATAAAATCAAATCAGATCAGGTAAACGCTGAGGCTGCCCTGAATGAAACCGCTAATATGTTTATCACGATGTTTGAAAACATGGATAACGAATATATGCGGGAGCGCGCAGCTGACATCCGTGACGTTACCAAACGAATCCTGGCTCATTTATTAGAAAGACCATTTCCCAACCCAGCCTTAATTGATGAGGAGGTAGTTGTGGTTGCCCAGGATTTAACTCCATCCGATACTGCCCAGTTAAACAAGCAGTTTGTCAAAGGGTTTACAACCGATATTGGAGGACGTACGTCACACTCCGCCATCATGGCAAGATCTCTGGAGATTCCTGCTGTAGTTGGCGCAAAGGAAGTTACCCAAACCATTAATGATGGAGATATGGTTATTATTGACGGGTTGGACGGAACCGTTCTGGTAAATCCTGATGATAGCGAACGAAAAGCCTATGAACAAAAGCAGACACAGTTTGAAGAGCAAAAAGCAGAATGGGCCAAATTAAAAGATGAACCTTCTGTAACTGCTGATGATAAGCGTGTCGAACTCGTTGCCAATATTGGAACTCCTGATGATGTAGAAGGTGTTCTGCGTAATGGCGGCGAGGGTGTAGGTCTTTACCGTACCGAATTTCTTTATATGGGTAAAAGCAGTCTTCCAACCGAAGAGGAGCAATATGATGCTTATAAAGCTGTTCTCGAAGGTGTAGGCAGTGACAAACCTGTCGTTGTTCGTACGCTTGATATTGGTGGAGACAAAGAGCTTGATTATCTCGATTTACCTAAGGAATTAAATCCATTCTTAGGTTTCAGAGCCATCCGTTTCTGCCTGGAACGGGACGATATTTTCCGTACACAGTTACGTGCCTTACTACGTGCCAGTGTCTATGGCAATCTGAAAATTATATTCCCAATGGTGGCTACCATTGACGAATTTAGACAGGCGAAAGCCATTCTTCTTGAAGAGAAAGAAAACTTGAAACAGGAAGGGAAGGAAGTTTCTGATGATATCGAAGTCGGTATCATGGTTGAAATTCCTTCCACTGCAGTTATTGCCAGACAATTTGCCAAGGAAGTTGATTTCTTCAGTATTGGTACAAACGACTTAATCCAATACACCATGGCAGCAGACCGTATGAATGAAAAGGTCTCATACTTATATCAACCATACCATCCTGCTATACTAAATCTGGTTAGCAATGTGATTGAAGCGGCTCACGCAGAAGGAAAATGGGCAGGTATGTGCGGCGAAATGGCCGGGGATCCTATAGCGATTCCAATTCTTTTAGGCTTAGGTCTGGATGAATTCAGCATGAGTGCAACCTCTATTTTACCCGCTCGCTCACAGCTGCTGAAACTATCTAAAGATGAGATTTCCTCTTACAAGGATGAAATCTTGTCAAAATCAACAGCAGAAGAAGTTGTTGAGTTCGTAAAAAGCATTACGGAATCATAA
- the eno gene encoding phosphopyruvate hydratase codes for MPYITDVYAREVLDSRGNPTVEVEVYTESGAYGSALVPSGASTGEYEAVELRDGDKDRYLGKGVTNAVSNVNEIIAPELIGYDATRQVDIDEIMIQLDGTNNKGNLGANAILGVSMAVAHAAADYVGLPLYQYLGGFSAKVLPTPMMNILNGGEHADNNVDIQEFMIMPAGAPSFKEALRMGAEIFHSLKKVLSSKGYNTGVGDEGGFAPDLKSNEEALSTIVEAIEAAGYKPGEQVKLAMDVASSEIYEDGKYNLKGEGVVRTSEEMVQWYEDLVNRFPIVSIEDGLDEDDWEGHKQLTERIGDRVQLVGDDLFVTNTERLGRGIEQGVGNSILVKVNQIGTLTETFEAIEMAKTAGYTAVISHRSGETEDATIADIAVATNAGQIKTGAPSRTDRVAKYNQLLRIEDILGATSNYAGAEAFYNLNK; via the coding sequence ATGCCATACATTACTGATGTTTATGCTCGCGAAGTATTGGACTCACGCGGCAATCCAACCGTTGAAGTTGAAGTTTATACTGAATCAGGTGCTTACGGTTCTGCGCTTGTCCCAAGTGGTGCATCAACTGGCGAATACGAAGCAGTTGAATTACGTGACGGAGATAAAGACCGCTATCTTGGAAAAGGAGTTACCAACGCGGTAAGTAACGTAAACGAAATTATTGCACCGGAGCTTATCGGATATGATGCCACTCGTCAGGTGGACATTGATGAAATTATGATTCAATTAGATGGTACAAATAATAAAGGCAATCTCGGAGCCAATGCGATTTTAGGTGTATCCATGGCTGTTGCTCATGCGGCTGCTGACTATGTTGGTCTTCCTCTTTACCAGTACTTAGGTGGATTCAGTGCAAAAGTGCTGCCAACTCCAATGATGAACATCTTAAACGGTGGTGAGCACGCTGATAACAACGTGGATATTCAGGAATTCATGATTATGCCAGCAGGTGCGCCAAGCTTTAAAGAGGCTCTTCGTATGGGGGCAGAAATTTTCCACAGCCTGAAGAAAGTATTAAGCTCCAAAGGCTATAATACCGGTGTTGGTGATGAAGGTGGATTTGCACCAGACCTTAAGTCAAATGAAGAAGCCCTATCCACGATTGTAGAAGCAATTGAAGCAGCTGGCTATAAACCAGGGGAACAAGTGAAGCTTGCCATGGACGTTGCTTCCTCTGAAATTTATGAGGACGGAAAATATAATCTTAAAGGGGAAGGCGTTGTTCGTACCTCTGAAGAAATGGTTCAATGGTATGAAGACCTTGTGAACCGATTCCCTATTGTCTCCATTGAGGATGGTCTTGATGAAGATGATTGGGAAGGCCACAAGCAGCTTACCGAACGGATCGGTGACCGCGTACAGCTTGTGGGAGATGACCTGTTTGTAACCAACACAGAACGCCTCGGACGTGGTATTGAGCAGGGCGTAGGTAACTCCATTCTTGTAAAAGTAAACCAGATTGGTACACTTACCGAGACCTTTGAAGCGATTGAAATGGCGAAAACGGCCGGTTATACAGCTGTTATTTCCCATCGTTCCGGGGAAACAGAAGATGCAACGATTGCAGACATTGCCGTTGCTACCAACGCAGGCCAAATCAAAACCGGTGCACCATCCCGTACTGATCGAGTAGCCAAGTATAATCAGCTTCTGAGAATTGAAGATATTCTTGGCGCAACCTCAAACTATGCAGGTGCAGAAGCCTTTTACAACCTGAATAAATAA
- the gpmI gene encoding 2,3-bisphosphoglycerate-independent phosphoglycerate mutase produces MSKDKLAALMILDGFAIRDEEKGNAVKQANTPNFDRYWSQFPHTQLQASGKAVGLPDGQMGNSEVGHLNIGAGRVVYQSLTRINLSIEDQSFFQNEQFNDVVEHVKRKDKALHIFGLLSDGGVHSHIEHLYALLKMAADNGLEKVYVHAFLDGRDVGPKTGSTYINQTEEKMKEYGVGEFATISGRYYAMDRDKRWERIELAYRAMVYGEGPKFNNPHEALEDAYEDEVFDEFVIPAVMTDENGDPVATIEDEDAIIFYNFRPDRASQMTRTFTNPDFAGFDLGEKAPKNVQFVMLTQYSDDIDANVAFGPNNLKNTIGEVVSKEGLTQLRIAETEKYPHVTYFMSGGREQTFEGEDRILINSPKVPTYDLKPEMSVYEVTDALLKDLDEDKHNVILLNFANPDMVGHSGRLEPTIKAIEAVDECLGKVVDKILEKGGHAVITADHGNSDEVITLDDKPMTAHTTNPVPVIVTKEGVELREEGILGDLSPTILDLLNVEKPIEMTGKSLIKKS; encoded by the coding sequence ATGAGTAAGGATAAATTAGCAGCATTAATGATTTTAGATGGTTTTGCAATAAGGGATGAGGAAAAAGGAAATGCGGTAAAACAGGCAAACACTCCTAATTTTGACCGTTACTGGAGCCAGTTTCCGCACACACAATTGCAGGCAAGTGGAAAAGCAGTCGGACTTCCTGATGGCCAGATGGGGAACTCTGAGGTAGGCCATCTGAACATTGGTGCAGGACGTGTGGTTTACCAGAGTCTGACCCGAATTAACCTATCCATTGAGGATCAGAGCTTTTTCCAGAATGAACAATTTAACGACGTTGTTGAGCATGTAAAAAGGAAGGATAAGGCGCTTCACATCTTTGGCCTTTTATCTGATGGCGGGGTTCACAGCCATATTGAGCATTTATATGCACTTCTTAAGATGGCAGCTGACAACGGCCTGGAAAAAGTGTATGTCCATGCGTTTCTTGATGGACGTGACGTAGGTCCAAAAACAGGTTCGACGTACATTAATCAGACCGAGGAAAAAATGAAGGAATATGGTGTAGGGGAATTTGCTACCATTTCCGGCCGTTATTACGCCATGGACCGTGATAAACGCTGGGAGCGTATTGAGCTTGCTTATCGCGCGATGGTCTATGGTGAAGGACCTAAATTCAATAATCCCCACGAAGCATTAGAAGATGCTTATGAGGATGAAGTCTTTGATGAATTTGTTATTCCGGCGGTTATGACGGATGAAAATGGGGATCCTGTTGCAACCATTGAAGATGAGGATGCCATTATCTTTTATAACTTCCGTCCGGACCGTGCTTCCCAGATGACCAGAACCTTTACGAATCCTGACTTTGCCGGATTTGATTTAGGAGAGAAGGCACCGAAGAATGTACAGTTTGTCATGCTTACTCAATACAGTGATGACATTGATGCCAACGTTGCCTTTGGTCCGAATAACTTAAAGAATACAATTGGTGAGGTTGTCTCCAAAGAAGGTTTAACTCAATTGCGCATTGCAGAAACAGAAAAATATCCGCATGTGACCTACTTTATGAGTGGGGGTCGTGAGCAAACCTTTGAAGGTGAAGACCGAATTTTAATTAATTCACCTAAAGTGCCAACTTATGATCTCAAACCGGAAATGAGTGTCTATGAAGTCACAGATGCATTGCTGAAGGACCTTGATGAGGATAAGCATAATGTCATTCTCTTAAATTTTGCAAATCCTGATATGGTTGGGCATTCCGGCAGATTAGAACCTACAATAAAAGCGATTGAAGCGGTTGATGAATGTTTAGGAAAAGTTGTGGACAAAATTTTAGAAAAGGGTGGTCATGCAGTTATTACAGCCGATCACGGCAACTCAGATGAAGTGATTACGCTCGATGATAAACCAATGACTGCTCATACGACAAATCCAGTCCCTGTTATTGTTACAAAAGAGGGCGTGGAATTACGTGAAGAAGGAATTTTAGGAGACTTATCTCCAACAATCCTGGACTTACTGAACGTTGAAAAACCGATTGAAATGACAGGTAAATCATTAATTAAAAAATCTTAA
- the tpiA gene encoding triose-phosphate isomerase, producing MRKKIIAGNWKMNKVVSEAEQFLSDIKENVPSSDQVESVVCAPFVSLPALVEQAKGTDVKIAAQNMHFEENGAFTGEVSPVMLQDLGVEYVVLGHSERREMFNETDESVNQKVHAAFSHELTPIVCVGETLEQREANETKPHVEKQVKAALEGLSEDQVKEVVLAYEPIWAIGTGKTATSEQANEVCTHIRDVVQSAVSESAADAIRIQYGGSVKPANVDELLAQSDIDGALVGGASLEADSFLKLVEAGKNE from the coding sequence ATGCGCAAAAAGATTATTGCAGGAAACTGGAAAATGAATAAAGTGGTTTCTGAAGCCGAACAGTTTTTAAGTGACATCAAAGAAAATGTTCCTTCTTCCGATCAGGTTGAAAGTGTGGTATGTGCACCATTCGTATCTCTTCCCGCTTTAGTAGAGCAGGCAAAAGGAACAGATGTGAAAATTGCGGCACAAAATATGCACTTTGAAGAAAATGGCGCATTTACAGGTGAAGTCAGCCCTGTCATGCTTCAGGATCTTGGCGTTGAATATGTTGTTTTAGGCCATTCCGAGCGTCGGGAAATGTTTAATGAAACCGATGAGTCCGTAAACCAAAAGGTTCATGCAGCCTTTTCCCATGAACTGACACCGATTGTATGTGTTGGAGAAACGTTGGAGCAAAGAGAAGCCAATGAAACGAAACCTCATGTTGAAAAGCAGGTAAAAGCCGCACTTGAGGGTCTTTCTGAAGATCAGGTGAAAGAGGTTGTTCTTGCTTATGAACCAATCTGGGCCATCGGTACAGGCAAAACGGCCACATCCGAACAGGCAAATGAGGTTTGCACACATATTCGTGATGTCGTTCAATCAGCCGTTTCTGAATCAGCAGCAGATGCCATTCGCATTCAGTATGGCGGCAGTGTGAAGCCGGCCAATGTTGATGAATTACTTGCACAATCCGATATCGACGGTGCCCTTGTAGGCGGTGCAAGTCTTGAGGCTGACTCCTTCTTAAAACTAGTGGAGGCAGGTAAAAATGAGTAA
- the pgk gene encoding phosphoglycerate kinase, producing the protein MNKQTIRDVDVKGKKVFCRVDFNVPMKDGEITDETRIKAALPTIEFLIGNGAKVILASHLGRPKGEVVDELRLDPVAQRLSDHLNKSVTKTDQVYGDEVNQAVNEMESGDVVLLENVRFEAGEKKNDAELAKAFADLADLYVNDAFGAAHRAHASTEGVAQYLPAVAGFLMEKELKVLGNALENPDRPFTAIIGGAKVKDKIGVIDHLIDKADNLILGGGLAYTFIKAMGHEIGKSLLEEDKIDMAKDYMNKAKEKGVNLYLPKDVVVGDDFSEEANTKVVSIEEIPSDWEGMDIGPETRKTFDQVIKDSKLVIWNGPMGVFELELFANGTKSVANSLAETDAYTVIGGGDSAAAVEKFGMADGMDHISTGGGASLEFMEGKVLPGVAALNDKE; encoded by the coding sequence ATGAACAAACAGACAATCCGTGATGTTGATGTGAAAGGGAAGAAGGTTTTCTGTCGTGTCGATTTTAACGTACCGATGAAGGATGGAGAAATCACCGATGAAACCAGAATAAAGGCAGCCTTGCCCACCATCGAATTTCTTATTGGAAATGGCGCTAAGGTTATTCTGGCCAGTCACCTGGGACGTCCAAAAGGTGAAGTGGTTGATGAGTTACGTCTTGATCCTGTTGCCCAACGGTTAAGTGATCATCTCAACAAATCAGTGACCAAAACGGACCAGGTTTACGGAGATGAAGTCAATCAGGCGGTTAACGAAATGGAAAGTGGCGATGTTGTATTACTGGAGAATGTCCGTTTTGAAGCAGGGGAAAAGAAAAATGATGCAGAGCTTGCGAAGGCTTTTGCAGATTTAGCAGACTTGTATGTGAATGATGCATTCGGAGCTGCTCACCGTGCTCATGCTTCCACTGAAGGTGTGGCTCAATATCTCCCAGCAGTAGCCGGATTCCTTATGGAGAAAGAGCTGAAAGTGCTGGGCAACGCACTAGAAAATCCAGACCGTCCATTTACAGCCATCATTGGTGGTGCCAAAGTTAAGGATAAAATCGGGGTTATTGATCACTTGATTGATAAAGCTGATAACTTAATCCTTGGCGGAGGCCTTGCCTACACATTTATTAAAGCTATGGGTCATGAGATTGGCAAATCATTATTAGAAGAAGATAAAATTGATATGGCTAAGGATTACATGAACAAAGCCAAAGAGAAGGGTGTAAACTTATACCTTCCTAAGGACGTTGTAGTAGGTGATGATTTTTCTGAAGAAGCCAATACAAAAGTGGTCTCCATTGAAGAGATTCCTTCTGACTGGGAAGGGATGGATATTGGGCCGGAAACACGGAAGACCTTTGACCAGGTTATCAAAGACTCCAAATTGGTGATTTGGAATGGACCAATGGGTGTATTTGAACTCGAATTGTTTGCCAATGGTACTAAATCAGTGGCCAACTCTCTTGCTGAAACGGATGCTTATACCGTCATCGGCGGCGGGGACTCCGCAGCAGCTGTCGAAAAGTTTGGCATGGCTGATGGTATGGATCATATTTCAACCGGCGGCGGTGCTTCCCTGGAATTTATGGAAGGAAAAGTTCTTCCAGGTGTTGCAGCCTTAAATGATAAGGAGTAA
- the gap gene encoding type I glyceraldehyde-3-phosphate dehydrogenase, with protein sequence MVKVGINGFGRIGRNVFRAALNNNDVEVVAINDLTDANMLAHLLQYDTVHGKLDQEVTVDGENLVVGGKTIQVLSERDPANLGWGDLGVEIVIESTGRFTQRDDAKKHLDAGAKKVIISAPAKQEDLTVVMGVNEDKYDPESHHVLSNASCTTNCLAPFAKVLNDKFGIKRGLMTTVHSYTNDQQILDLPHKDYRRARAASENIIPTTTGAAKAVSLVLPELEGKLNGMAMRVPTPNVSLVDLVAELDENVTAEDVNAALKEAAEGELKGVLGYSEEPLVSRDYNGSTESSTIDALTTQVLEDNMVKVISWYDNESGYSNRCVDLAAYIASKGL encoded by the coding sequence ATGGTAAAAGTAGGGATTAACGGTTTTGGCCGAATTGGTCGTAACGTATTCCGTGCAGCACTAAATAACAATGATGTAGAGGTTGTGGCTATCAATGATTTAACGGATGCGAATATGCTGGCCCACCTTCTTCAATACGATACTGTTCATGGGAAGCTTGACCAGGAAGTAACTGTTGATGGTGAAAACCTTGTCGTAGGCGGCAAAACCATTCAAGTACTTTCTGAAAGAGATCCTGCAAACTTAGGCTGGGGTGACCTTGGCGTTGAGATTGTTATCGAATCCACAGGTCGTTTCACTCAGCGTGACGATGCTAAGAAACACCTTGATGCAGGTGCGAAAAAGGTTATTATCTCTGCACCAGCTAAGCAGGAAGACCTTACAGTCGTTATGGGGGTAAACGAAGACAAGTATGATCCTGAAAGCCATCATGTACTTTCCAATGCATCCTGTACAACAAACTGCCTGGCACCATTTGCGAAAGTGCTGAATGATAAGTTCGGTATTAAGCGTGGTCTTATGACAACTGTTCACTCTTATACAAATGACCAGCAAATCCTGGACTTACCACATAAAGACTATCGTCGTGCCCGAGCAGCTAGTGAAAATATTATTCCAACTACAACTGGTGCAGCAAAAGCTGTTTCCCTTGTACTTCCAGAGCTTGAAGGAAAATTAAATGGTATGGCTATGCGTGTGCCGACACCAAACGTTTCTCTTGTAGACTTAGTAGCTGAGCTTGATGAAAATGTAACAGCTGAAGATGTCAATGCTGCGCTTAAAGAAGCTGCTGAAGGTGAGCTTAAAGGTGTACTTGGTTACTCCGAAGAGCCATTAGTTTCCCGTGACTATAACGGAAGCACAGAATCTTCAACCATTGATGCGCTGACAACTCAAGTACTTGAAGACAACATGGTTAAGGTTATTTCCTGGTATGACAACGAGTCCGGTTACTCCAACCGCTGTGTAGACCTGGCTGCATATATTGCCAGCAAAGGTTTATAA
- a CDS encoding sugar-binding transcriptional regulator — MKDLISLQQKVFPEVMEIMERRTNLLKSIELLQPIGRRSLAEQTKLTERLVRGEVEFFQKQGFVDITSKGIHMTTEGARIAEQLEQLMREISGVKVLEHQVKEKLQLDKVIVVPGNSDKERRVKQELGKACVSYLKDVIKDHMTIAVTGGSTMSLVAESMTPLNKKDCLFVPSRGGLGEQVENQANTICAQMAKKAQGEYRLLYVPDPISEKAYQSIIEEPAVKEISNEIQNADIVLHGIGDAITMANRRKTPKSQLEKIKEADGAGEAFGYYFDKSGNIVHKVRTVGLQMEDLQKIHQVIAVAGGTSKADAIESYFKQGQSNVLITDEAAAEKLLKG; from the coding sequence ATGAAAGACCTGATTTCTTTACAACAGAAAGTTTTCCCGGAAGTTATGGAAATTATGGAACGGCGCACAAATTTATTAAAAAGTATAGAGCTGTTACAGCCTATCGGACGAAGAAGTCTGGCCGAACAGACCAAGCTTACGGAACGACTCGTGCGCGGGGAAGTTGAATTTTTTCAGAAGCAGGGCTTTGTGGATATTACTTCAAAGGGAATACATATGACAACAGAAGGAGCAAGGATTGCTGAACAGCTGGAGCAGCTTATGAGAGAAATTTCCGGTGTGAAGGTTCTTGAGCACCAGGTAAAGGAAAAACTCCAGTTGGATAAAGTAATCGTCGTACCAGGTAATAGTGACAAGGAAAGAAGGGTAAAACAAGAGTTAGGTAAGGCTTGTGTTTCCTACTTGAAGGATGTCATTAAGGACCACATGACCATAGCGGTTACAGGTGGCAGCACCATGTCACTGGTTGCTGAATCCATGACCCCTTTAAATAAAAAGGATTGCCTGTTTGTCCCATCCCGTGGAGGTCTTGGGGAGCAGGTTGAAAATCAGGCCAACACCATATGTGCACAAATGGCAAAAAAAGCCCAAGGGGAATACCGGCTTCTTTATGTACCCGATCCAATCAGTGAAAAAGCCTATCAATCCATTATAGAAGAGCCAGCTGTGAAGGAAATATCCAACGAAATTCAGAATGCAGATATCGTTTTACACGGAATCGGTGATGCAATCACGATGGCGAACAGAAGAAAAACGCCGAAAAGTCAGTTGGAGAAAATAAAGGAAGCTGACGGAGCAGGAGAAGCGTTTGGATATTACTTTGATAAATCCGGAAACATTGTACACAAAGTCCGGACCGTTGGATTGCAGATGGAAGATTTGCAAAAGATACACCAAGTTATCGCTGTAGCAGGCGGAACATCCAAAGCTGATGCGATTGAATCCTATTTCAAGCAAGGTCAGAGCAATGTTCTTATCACCGATGAAGCTGCAGCAGAAAAGCTGTTAAAGGGATAA
- a CDS encoding glutaredoxin family protein: MKNNIIFYTKENCPLCEEARSLLMLLQTEYEFHIEEKDIYEDDRLLEKYQISIPVIRVDEEEIDGSQMNLQQIRKVFDKKLR; encoded by the coding sequence ATGAAGAACAACATTATTTTTTATACCAAGGAAAATTGTCCGCTATGTGAAGAAGCACGCAGCCTCTTAATGCTTCTGCAGACGGAATATGAATTTCATATAGAGGAAAAGGATATTTATGAGGATGATCGTCTACTGGAGAAATATCAGATTTCAATCCCTGTTATTCGTGTGGATGAGGAAGAAATTGACGGGTCGCAAATGAATCTTCAACAAATAAGAAAAGTTTTTGACAAAAAGCTAAGATAA
- the rpoN gene encoding RNA polymerase factor sigma-54 produces the protein MKAKLTQEQKLTWKLTQKLGQAIELLQYNGFQLQQFLEKQMKENPLIEVETDRTVPDYTPAKRGMGFDESFWIDNSQDLAGYVKEQLLDKELSPAFKQIVEYGIDSLDENGYLTIALTDWQFAFQTDEETIGEALELIQSLDPAGIGARNLQECLALQLYRSSVPNTLAVNIVTNHLEWIADDRMEDLMMEYEVSEAAIEEAIQDIQSLHPKPGILVAGKTSSPIIPDGEVYQSNGVWKVALTGWNSPTITIVDYSLDHSSLSPEERDFFQKYTQEGKWLQKALSQRLDSLDRVFKSIVRRQIAFFDYGPEHMKPLVLREIAEETGLHVSTVSRAVKEKYLQTPHGTYPVKFFFQPGLQGETGEVSAYAIKHLIKEMISHEDKQKPLSDQKLSEMLKKEFQIEVSRRTVAKYRLALKLPSSSKRKRRRNK, from the coding sequence ATGAAGGCAAAATTAACGCAGGAGCAAAAGCTTACCTGGAAGTTGACACAGAAGCTCGGGCAGGCTATTGAACTCCTGCAGTATAATGGTTTTCAACTTCAGCAGTTTTTAGAAAAGCAAATGAAGGAAAATCCCCTGATAGAAGTAGAAACGGACAGGACAGTACCAGATTATACACCTGCTAAACGGGGAATGGGCTTTGATGAAAGTTTCTGGATTGATAATAGTCAGGACTTAGCCGGATATGTAAAAGAGCAGTTGCTGGATAAGGAATTGTCACCCGCTTTTAAGCAGATTGTAGAGTATGGCATTGATTCCCTTGATGAAAATGGCTATTTAACGATTGCCTTAACGGATTGGCAATTTGCGTTTCAGACTGATGAGGAAACGATAGGAGAAGCCTTAGAATTGATTCAAAGTCTCGATCCGGCCGGTATAGGGGCGAGAAATCTTCAGGAATGTCTTGCTCTTCAGCTTTACCGGAGTTCAGTGCCGAACACGCTGGCTGTAAATATTGTAACCAATCACCTGGAATGGATTGCGGATGACCGGATGGAAGATTTAATGATGGAGTATGAAGTCTCTGAAGCAGCCATAGAGGAGGCGATTCAGGATATCCAAAGCCTTCATCCAAAACCGGGCATACTGGTTGCCGGGAAAACATCGTCTCCAATTATTCCTGATGGGGAGGTTTATCAAAGTAATGGGGTCTGGAAGGTCGCACTGACTGGCTGGAACAGTCCGACGATTACGATTGTTGACTATTCTTTAGATCATAGCAGTTTGTCTCCGGAAGAAAGAGATTTTTTTCAAAAGTATACACAAGAGGGGAAATGGCTGCAAAAAGCACTTTCCCAGCGTCTGGACAGTCTTGATCGGGTTTTTAAATCTATTGTCAGGCGTCAGATTGCCTTCTTTGATTATGGTCCCGAGCATATGAAACCACTGGTACTGCGGGAAATTGCTGAAGAAACCGGCCTGCATGTTTCTACTGTAAGCCGTGCCGTGAAGGAAAAATATTTACAAACCCCTCATGGCACGTATCCTGTAAAGTTTTTCTTTCAGCCCGGACTTCAGGGAGAAACAGGTGAAGTGAGTGCCTATGCTATTAAACATCTTATCAAGGAAATGATTTCTCATGAGGATAAGCAAAAACCTCTATCTGATCAGAAACTATCAGAAATGCTGAAAAAGGAATTTCAAATCGAAGTCTCAAGACGCACCGTGGCAAAATACCGATTAGCACTTAAACTGCCTTCCTCAAGCAAGCGAAAAAGGAGAAGAAACAAATGA
- a CDS encoding DUF378 domain-containing protein, with the protein MNGLQRFALFLTIVGAINWGLIGFFHFDLVAALLGGGDQDELLPRIIYAIVGICGLICLPLLFRSDEEV; encoded by the coding sequence ATGAATGGTCTGCAAAGATTCGCACTGTTTTTAACCATTGTCGGAGCTATTAATTGGGGATTAATCGGGTTCTTTCATTTTGATCTGGTAGCTGCACTATTAGGAGGCGGGGATCAGGATGAATTATTACCCCGAATTATTTATGCCATTGTCGGAATCTGTGGATTGATTTGTCTGCCATTATTGTTCCGCTCGGATGAGGAAGTGTAA